From a region of the Chiloscyllium punctatum isolate Juve2018m chromosome 1, sChiPun1.3, whole genome shotgun sequence genome:
- the rps3a gene encoding small ribosomal subunit protein eS1 — MAVGKNKRLTKGGKKGAKKKIVDPFSKKDWYDVKAPAMFNIRNLGKTLVTRTQGTKIASEGLKGRVFEVSLADLQNDEVAFRKFKLIVEDVQGKNCLTNFHGMDLTRDKMCSMVKKWQTMIEAHIDVKTTDGYLLRLFCVGFTKKRSNQIRKTSYAQHQQVRTIRKKMVEIMTREVQTNDLKEIVNKLIPDSIGKDIEKACQSIYPLHDVYVRKVKMLKKPKFSVGKLMELHGEGGSGSGKPSGEETGAKVDRADGYEPPVQETV; from the exons ATGGCAGTTGGCAAAAACAAGAGGCTGACCAAGGGGGGCAAAAAGGGCGCTAAGAAGAAGAT CGTGGACCCCTTCTCCAAGAAGGATTGGTACGATGTTAAGGCTCCAGCAATGTTTAACATTAGAAATCTGGGCAAGACCTTGGTTACAAGAACTCAGGGAACTA AAATTGCCTCAGAAGGCTTAAAAGGCCGTGTTTTTGAAGTGAGTCTCGCTGATTTGCAGAATGATGAAGTGGCCTTCCGCAAATTTAAGTTGATCGTGGAGGACGTTCAGGGCAAAAACTGTCTGACCAACTTCCATGGCATGGACTTAACACGTGATAAGATGTGCTCTATGGTTAAAAAATGGCAG ACCATGATTGAAGCCCACATTGATGTCAAAACCACAGATGGATACTTGCTTCGCCTGTTTTGTGTCGGGTTCACTAAGAAGCGCAGCAACCAGATTCGTAAAACCTCCTATGCTCAACACCAGCAAGTTCGTACAATCCGTAAAAAGATGGTGGAGATTATGACTCGTGAAGTGCAAACCAATGACCTTAAGGAGATTGTCAACAAGCT GATCCCAGACAGCATTGGTAAGGACATTGAAAAAGCTTGTCAGTCTATTTACCCTCTTCATGACGTTTATGTGCGAAAAGTCAAAATGTTAAAGAAGCCCAAGTTCT CAGTGGGCAAACTGATGGAACTGCATGGTGAAGGAGGAAGTGGCTCAGGCAAACCATCAGGTGAAGAAACTGGTGCTAAAGTGGATCGAGCTGATGGATATGAACCCCCGGTTCAAGAAACTGTCTAA